The Dreissena polymorpha isolate Duluth1 chromosome 4, UMN_Dpol_1.0, whole genome shotgun sequence region GTTCATTGATTGTCAATGGGATGTGATTTACGATTCATATTACTCTACCTACTGAAATACTTAGTTTCACAGgggcattatttcattattatggTTGTAATTTACGGTCATCATGTGTCTATTATCTATAGCCATGGGGGTCCAAGACCTAACAAATCTACCTTATCATGTTTTTCAAAGGTTTTATTCTTTAGGTTCATTGATTCAAATTGCATGTACCTGTGTATTGGAAATTATGTAGTATGTTAGACAAATTAGAAACTTAGCATCATGAATGttagaagtacatgtatagcaaTAAGTCGACTTATCAATTTATTGGATGAAAGAGGCTACAATAGCAATTGCATGTAATTATGATGGACAATTAATGGCTTGTAACCTATTGATAGAGTGTATTGCAAGAAACTAATAGGCAACATAACTGGGCCAGATTAGGTCACTGCAGTGGCTGTATATCAACTATACATGCcccaatttattaattttaataatccaCTCAAACCAGATAGCACATGCCggcatttaagaaaaaattaatttaattcacaCAATATATACACACAATTATACAATTTGATATCACATTTATTTATGAATTAAGGACATTAATAACTCATTTctgtatattattatttcttaactatccaattataaagcttttaataaaaTTAAGGATATTCACTATAATTTTTTGAAAAAGTGAGGACTTATTTTTTTGCTTTGGGTGTATGTTTTTTCATTACTTACATTAATTAgatatttaatgaaaatgttttggTACAAAACAAACAGTGCATGTAATATACTGAAAATAGGTTTTATTCCTGTTAAATTCTGTTTTATTCACATGATTAATGTAGCTTTatacaccctttcagttattcgcttTTACTAGTgttagagttgtgtcccttagccggatgtgacgtcaaCGGGGGATAGAAATTCGCcagagaaaataaaattttactgtgtCGCTGAAGAAATCAACGTCTTTAGCACAATATATGCGTAAGTtgcacacatgttttatttttattattttattgacgcatattaaagctatcgcttgttgtatatttacttttaagtacgatgaagtgagaaaaaatgcattaaacattccGTTTTGTCAAGACACATTTCATGTTCGTACATATACCATTACACCTGGATTGGAACCTaaaagtaaatattgtataaaaatgccaaattttgaAAGCAAAGCGTATTACGAGTTCTTTTCagaaagtttatatttgtaatcatGATTTTATCATAGGAATTATATGATTTCGGGgctttttttattcttaaatagaACTAGAAAGTAGAAGAATGTGAATGAAAACCAATCAGGAGAACGGGTCATTTAACTTTCatgttttttacaccaaaatctctatatttataaactttcaaAACCGAAACTATCCTTTGTTTCTTTGAGTGTTTGACTGAagtgttgaaataatataaaaatcagctgcaaaaaaagcattatatgtgggtttttttcaggAATCATCCCAAATGCTATGTTCAGAAACAGTGAAGTACCATGGCTGAACCAGATCCTGTAACAGAAAAGAAAGTACAACAGTACACGACTGTGATTGTCAAAAGGTTtgttcttttgtttaaaatgtgaattcactataataaatactcctaagtttattattaatataattatgcaaatacataCACATTGGTGGCATGAATATATCCGGACATAGTCATGTACCATAAATACACTCTAATAAATATTGACTCGGTACAGAGACCCAACATGAAAGCATACAAGTTCAGCTGtcaggttttaagcattattgccaCTTTTAAAAAAACCATGTAACTTACACTACATTCAGTATcgatcatatttatttcaaaccattttctaaaaaaataatatgatgaattttgtatgttgtataagtaacatgatttttttctaaagaagcaataatgcttaaaacctgcctttttattttttgtagctGTATGCCAAGGATGTCCCTGGCGCTGTTTTACCGCAACTTCAACCAGAAAGATGCAAAGTTACAGAGTTGCGAATATGGTTGAAATGCCGGGGACAAGCTGTGAAATCGAATGAGACAAAAGCCGAACTTTGCTTGAGGTACTTATTTTATATCGCCttttcaggccttttcctggtgtaTCTACGGGTCAgttaaacggacccattccctaacctaaattgtaatttgaaaaaaataattcccaataaaaaaagaaagaagaggTTATGATTATTTTAACTCAATTATATGTAAATGACATCTAACAAAGTACATTTCCAtgaataatatgattttttatctaatttgaatgattgtgaagggttattttatattagtttttcccaaatcagttgatTTTTGGCACGAAAAATTCACAATCCTGCAAttgcttttttcccaaaatggccaggaaaaagcctgctttttatattaaaaacgcacattcatgttgtgatttttttttctatgtttctgtcaaccagtctgttaaaaataagttttatctgtTTAGTCAGCCTGACTTGACCACACAGCATATAGtactttacaatgtatataacatgCATAGTGGCACACAGCTTTCTGCTTCAATTAAAATCCCTGACATAATAAGTTACATTACTCTCTTAAGTCTGCATTAGAAATTGGTTGCCACTAGTTAAAttgtctttatacattttttggtcAAAAAGAAGGTAGGGGTGGCGTTTATTAGGTGGAAAACAAGTATCTGAAACAGACTCTGGAGTAGTGCTTTTTTTGTAACACCTTAAATCTTAATGTTCTGTcacaaagtttaaatctttacttttatatattttccagGGTAAAGAAATTCAGTGACAACCAGGATAACATCCTAATTGTTGATCCTTATCCAGACCAGCCATTTGCAGCTAAGCAGAAGTCGTCCTGTATGAACTGTCAAGGACAATCAACAGTGTCAACAGCGGAAGAACATCTTAATTTGGAAGAATGCACATGGACCCAAAGCACCAGACCGATCTTCAAAGACTTTTCGTACATGAACATTCTGGAATGGACCAAAAGTTCTGGTAAAGGTTCAAAACTGGGTGTTGAAAAGCCTATTCAACGAGGCTATGTGTTTTTTCATGACGGTTATGTATTCGACACATGGACATCTGAACGTAACAGTTCAACAATTGTTAGATGCAAGTGTTTCCGCTCCATGAAAAACCGGTAATCAGAAATAAAGTGTattgaaataatctaaattatatttgaaagtattcaattttgtgttattttagtgtcagtatttgtgagattcacctcaaatcacatttattcattcaatataatcatAGGATCTCAGCTCATTTTGGTGCAATACCTGTATCTGAATGTTTGTAATTTTCAGATTGTGTTTCCTTAAATTAGTTTATGATTTCTAGCTTTCACATGTTGTCTTTCATCTTTAATCTTACAATTAATGATACTTCATAATGTTTTGTGATGAACTATGCTACTCAAATGTGCTTATCTTGCATTATTTCTGTTGTAATAAAGCTTATATCATTGATTACAAAGTGTTTTTACTCAAAGGATTACGCAAAACTGTAGCAGAGTCTTAGTGAAATAGTTGCTATGGTGTCTGCTAAGCAATCTGGAGCAACCAGTTTCGATCCCCATTGAGAATCAGtaatggttcttcccaggaaacgaactTAAGTACTGATTTGTCTCAATATGCATTGGACTTTCTTAGTTTTACCTAATATTTCCCCaaaaaaactaaaatttctattaacaaaattatttattcagtagtcatacaatcaaaacaaattaacaaacatgattaaaaagatgtatatacaatttttatgtaaaggccacacaccttatttggcatagtaaatttaagtatgaatgacatattttatctatgccaattagaatatatctggtggttacaaggtagaaatccatcttttttgcactgtacaacttaaaaataatcgcgtttgttgaaatggatgtgtacgtctggaaatcctactttcggttttaaaagcagtactgtttgaaaaaaaaaaaaacttgctattaaactaggctatagatttaattttattatgccaactagaatatatctggtggtaacaaggtagaaagccATCTTTTTTTGccctttaaaaagttaaaaataatcgtgtttaatatagaaatccttctttcagttttaaaagcagttattcctgtttgaaaaataataaattacttgctaactagactatagatttaatgaaaattttgcacactttcaaattgcatctatatgaacatgtactttatttcaaggtgtgtagcTTTAAGTACTCTTTAAGCATTAATCTGTAACTAAATCAATGCTTATATCAAGATAATtatcaaaaactttatacaaagccaaaaaatgtacaaatattacatgAACAGCCAATGGTTTTTCATTAGCCTACATGTAGTATGATGTACACGAAcaacaaatgttcatataaatggtatgtatgttaaacacctggggaccgtttcaataagatatcgtatcgtaaatataACGATATCGTAACTCGGGTAGTTGCGATTGGATTTACGATTCTCGTAAACCGTTTCAATAACGCCCTCGTAAATGTCCTCGTAAATCGCTCTCGCAATCtacgatttctttattgtacattcggTTTTCTTTGGGGTTATATTCAAACTGTCAACATCCGGTAGGTTGCTTACACCGTGTTGTTTTCGTAATGTGTTGCGGAAATTTGAGAAAAAGCACAtataacaaacattgaacagaGAGCGAGATGGCTCACACGGGATCAATacacgatttattgcataaatcaatctttCGTACCGTGTTACAGTGgaatagtgttgtttttcacTGTGTGCAAAGTCTATGAACTCACTGGAATTGTTACTAACGTCGttagtggaaatggaatttagaaacgtctaatcatcatgctgaattatcaacagcatcatttctgtggaacactgccatatgccttatataagtgtttcatagttatggtgcttttaaaatagttcactatctgccaagattggaatggtacttgtatacaggtaaaataaataattgtgcagtgtttattttactaacattgtagtgaaataaggtcacttccaacagccttgctgttgggctagctctttagcgacgcggttaaactgtctgactaccactctgaaggtcgtgggttcaatgcctggcttgagctcagtattttcacattaatggcgacgagtcAAAAAacgaactgtgaatgcgggaatgggtctgagctgtgtaatggtttctgggagggccatttggatgcaagacatgctgtagcgagcgtgtctgggccttgaaacattaaaaggggtaggagtgtagtgaaataaggtcactaaggctgttgggctagctctttagcgacgcggttaaagtgtctgactaccactctggaggtcatgggttcaatccccggcttttgctcagtattttcacattaatatcaTACACTATCACATATAAATATCTATTTAACTCTTTGTATTAAAGCTTGATTCCTGAAAAAGTATGATGCTTATCAAGACATTGGAGTCTATTTCCCgagtagaaccaatactttgAGTCATCAGAGATGATCTTGAGGACCCTCCCTAATTCCCTCATTGCCAGTGGGGATCAAGGTGGGACCTTCTGATGAAAGTAGCTAGACAGacactataattatgtaatattccaGGGAAACCTTtttacccgaggtattgtcatagccagctcgtcgcccGCCCTCTGccttccgcatcgtgctaaaactttcgacattttgctctaaaatcaaagtgcttccacctgcaactttttaacttaatatgtagatgcaccttgatgagttctacatgccacacccatttttgggtaacaaggtctaaggtcactgtgaccttaaaaaaaatctgacaagctttaatttactCAAAAGTGCATATAATCATTGATGATTctgtaatacatgtagttacatattAAAACAGTAACAATATGTGTTACTCATTTTTTTGCTTCATAAAACATGGTTTATCTCAATGCACATCCAACTCTCTCAGTAACGCTTGATTGgccattgtcggcttgggtacttcttacatgtaccttgggtactcttaagtatacttaaatgtaccccgggtcacCGATTACCCTAAAACGATATTGCTTACCTTCAACAAActaatctttaaaaacaaactgtatcaacatgctttttgagtaagagttttgataatatagaggccattgtacagaaaatttgacatgaatatgaacataattaataaaaaaaaaatagcagacaacaaccgatttagggttaaaattcccgggtatgttttagtatatttaccgtacccggggtacatgtaagtatacttaagaataccagcggtacatgtaggtagtacccgagctgtaaatgaccaatcaagcctcagTAACTGTTCCTAAATTACAGTCACTATGTTGCCTTTTAAACTCCAACACAAAAAGGTCTTGACAAATGAAATGTAGGGTATTTGCACCatatttgtctgtgtttaatgatcatgtaaataaacttgacatgcagaccgaccagaacccgctgataatatgcacatctccttttggtagtgaagcttcccataaagtttcattgaattcccgccattagttgctgataaatagcccggacaaaaattgtacacggatggatggacagacgaagcggtgactatatgctcccccaaaattttttgggggagcatacaaaatcaaagtggcgcagaaggggacatagtgtttcccacaaacacatttcttgtttttcctgCATGTTTCCTGCATACATTCATTTTTGTGTCTTAAAATTTTTTATTTCTCCTtgtgaaaaatgcatttcatcagaaaataagtaggtaaccataagtgcattttaattgtgttttaagtatattttcgaataatataattaactttttggaataaacaaaactgaaaaagtacacacaagtgtattaaatttgcattaattacattttcatatacatacatgtaccaacgCCTATTTATGAGCAGTAGTCCTTAAATGGTTTACTTATGGTtgacaaaatgcattttgtattgctattatttcaaaatatagctaCCCATCCAGTTCAATATGAAACTGTAATGTTAAATTATACACAGTGACACTAGGTGAAGTTGGAATATAACATGTTTTCAACAATTATAATGTGCTTTTTTtcctattgtgtttatttattagacaaaattataagtaaaatagatacttgcatatacaaattcatttcatgctctgaatctatttttgttaaatactgtgtatacttttgtattatttgtacttttctaatgtttaacagtgatggtatttttattattttcattgtatttttaaactgtgtgcaGGCACACATCAACAGGGTTTCATTTTTTTAggatttaagaaaaaatcaaattaaacacccagtgaaatcaattaaaatgatacaattatatatgcaatagtGTCTATTTGacttatattttgtacaaattaataacaGGTTAAACTGCATTGACTGcagtgttgaaaaaaaacactgtttattcccaaattgatgtcttattccaacttcacatgaCAGTGTGTTCCTAGAATAATGAAGAAATACTGGAATCTCAAATTATGTCATATCATTGTTTCTAATATCTGCATCAGCAGAAACCCTTCTGAAAATGAAATGAGCTTTTTaccaaaatgcacttaaaaaattgcattttatctgCATTTGTTTAAGCGAATTGTCTGCATGTTTTAGAGAGTacactttattgcattaattaattagaaaCAGATGAAGCCTTTTTTCATGTTCTTTAAATTCggaagtgtatttttttttttttaataaataatccaCTTTTTCTTAGACAGTTGAGTTTTAAGTAcatctttttaatttataaaatgtttaaagtgtatcttttctaggttatgacatatttttactttagaaacaaaataactcattcttaaaagcattattaggtgtttgctaaaatttaaattaggcgtaacaaaaaaagttgtttgtttccggtggcccgaccctacctatttttttgccgccggtcctaatcttttttgagcccaaaattcgaaaataatcggaccgcgtatttttcggcgcgctcaataagcgttcaacgttatcaacgttatcggcgccgtacattaaactttcaacataaacaagatggcggcgcccagcgCTAGCACGTCGAAGGCAGCATCGTCAGTTCTTGCGATAACATTTTTCAAATGCAAACATCTGGAGGagcaaaaactaataaaaaatgtttctCACTCAAAGCAGATGGACGATTTATTCCAGGAACATCACTCTCGAGACAAAACTGTCACTTACACAGTGAAGTGTAAGACGGACATGTCAAAATCGGCTGAAAGTTTTGAGATCGAAGGTAGGCCTACATTAAAGCAGTTGCAAACGTGTCAATTTTACAGtatctatgttagcgtttccgatcgccaaaatcgccaaaggcgattgaatctttcagctggccattaaagtttaaaatgtgaatgaaaatggcgattgcaaaatatcctgatatttctctataagtatataacacaggtggaagtaacgtacccaggatagtatttttcatatatatatattttaggagcccaa contains the following coding sequences:
- the LOC127879705 gene encoding uncharacterized protein LOC127879705, with the protein product MAEPDPVTEKKVQQYTTLYAKDVPGAVLPQLQPERCKVTELRIWLKCRGQAVKSNETKAELCLRVKKFSDNQDNILIVDPYPDQPFAAKQKSSCMNCQGQSTVSTAEEHLNLEECTWTQSTRPIFKDFSYMNILEWTKSSGKGSKLGVEKPIQRGYVFFHDGYVFDTWTSERNSSTIVRCKCFRSMKNR